In the genome of Halobacterium noricense, one region contains:
- a CDS encoding proton-conducting transporter transmembrane domain-containing protein produces the protein MTEITSLRPLAAVLVSAVAVAPILASNGRPNVREAWTMLAALAKFGLVASMVPAALAGDVYVTELGQLVPYVEFTLRADSLGLLFALLASTLWIVTSFYSMGYMRGLDEDHQTRYFAAFAGSVSSAVGVAFASNLVVLYVFYELLTVATYPLVAHDGTDEARAAGRKYLAYTFGGGVAVLAGTLLVFHLTGTTAFTTGGISPLANADPTLARAAFALLVTGFGVKAALMPLHSWLPDAMVAPTPVSGLLHAVAVVKSGVFGIARVLLDVFGIDLVAELGVGGVLAAVAAFTLVVASVIALRQDHLKRRLAFSTISQLSYIVLGIAVAGAVGPGEAAKWALIGGLLHIPAHAFMKLTLFFCAGAVHVETHVDYISEMAGIGKRMPLTMGAFAVAAAGMAGIPLIAGFVSKYFLLIGTVSSGNLVFTGALLLSGILNIAYFWPVVYTAFFESAEGSDEKPLVSGPLGGRFGGEARADGGHDHGHGAFERRAPNGAESTWFILGPILFAAAGSVVLGVVPDTAVFLQLVRDVADAAVGVVA, from the coding sequence ATGACCGAAATCACCTCCCTCCGGCCACTCGCTGCGGTGCTCGTGTCGGCGGTCGCGGTCGCGCCGATTCTGGCGTCCAACGGCCGCCCGAACGTCCGCGAAGCGTGGACGATGCTGGCGGCGCTGGCGAAGTTCGGGCTGGTGGCCAGCATGGTGCCGGCCGCGCTCGCCGGCGACGTCTACGTCACCGAACTCGGCCAGCTCGTCCCGTACGTCGAGTTCACGCTCCGGGCGGACTCGCTGGGCCTGCTGTTCGCGCTGCTGGCGAGCACCCTCTGGATCGTCACGAGCTTCTACAGCATGGGCTACATGCGGGGGCTCGACGAGGACCACCAGACGCGGTACTTCGCTGCGTTCGCCGGCAGCGTCTCCTCGGCAGTCGGCGTCGCGTTCGCGTCGAACCTCGTCGTGCTCTACGTGTTCTACGAACTGCTGACGGTCGCGACGTACCCGCTGGTCGCCCACGACGGCACCGACGAAGCGCGCGCCGCCGGCCGAAAGTACCTCGCGTACACGTTCGGCGGCGGCGTCGCCGTGCTCGCGGGCACGCTGCTGGTCTTCCACCTCACTGGAACGACGGCGTTCACGACCGGTGGCATCTCGCCGCTCGCGAACGCCGACCCGACGCTCGCTCGCGCGGCGTTCGCGCTGCTGGTCACCGGCTTCGGCGTGAAGGCCGCGCTGATGCCGCTGCACTCGTGGCTGCCGGACGCGATGGTCGCGCCGACGCCCGTCTCCGGGCTGCTGCACGCGGTCGCGGTCGTCAAATCCGGCGTCTTCGGCATCGCGCGCGTCCTCCTGGACGTTTTCGGCATCGACCTCGTCGCGGAACTCGGCGTCGGTGGCGTGCTCGCGGCGGTCGCCGCGTTCACGCTCGTCGTCGCCAGCGTCATCGCGCTCCGACAGGACCACCTCAAGCGCCGGCTCGCGTTCTCGACGATTAGCCAGCTCTCGTACATCGTCCTCGGCATCGCGGTCGCCGGGGCCGTCGGTCCCGGCGAGGCCGCGAAGTGGGCACTTATCGGTGGACTGCTGCACATCCCGGCGCACGCGTTCATGAAGCTCACGCTGTTCTTCTGCGCGGGCGCGGTCCACGTCGAGACCCACGTCGACTACATCTCGGAGATGGCCGGCATCGGCAAGCGGATGCCGCTCACGATGGGCGCGTTCGCGGTCGCCGCCGCCGGCATGGCGGGCATCCCGCTGATTGCGGGGTTCGTCAGCAAGTACTTCCTGCTGATTGGGACCGTCTCCAGCGGCAACCTCGTGTTCACCGGCGCGCTGTTGCTCTCGGGCATCCTGAACATCGCGTACTTCTGGCCGGTCGTCTACACCGCGTTCTTCGAGAGCGCGGAGGGCTCCGACGAGAAGCCGCTCGTCTCCGGGCCGCTCGGCGGTCGCTTCGGCGGCGAGGCCCGGGCTGACGGCGGGCACGACCACGGCCACGGCGCGTTCGAGCGCCGTGCGCCGAACGGCGCGGAGTCGACGTGGTTCATCCTCGGCCCGATTCTGTTCGCGGCCGCGGGCTCCGTCGTACTCGGCGTCGTCCCGGACACCGCGGTGTTCCTCCAGCTCGTCCGTGACGTCGCCGACGCCGCAGTGGGGGTGGTGGCCTGA
- a CDS encoding Na(+)/H(+) antiporter subunit D, which yields MDAIVPPFVPVLLAAILLPFLGRRVGHALGALASAAVVPYVWLVSDGVYFQTQLFGFDAVLFNVDPFSTLMGLIFGFIGAAGVLYSYASDADNRQTAFALGYVGTSLGAVFGGDWLTLIFFWELMAVTSTLLVWHYGGKAVRAGFRYALAHGIGGTLLLGGIVWHFAETGTFLFASVPGGPETGGLAGPVAPVLGAIGIGVNVGFIGLHAWLPDTYPRPHVAASVFLCVFTTKTGVYGMYRVFPQDGNVAVAYMGGFMAVFGATMALFQNDMRRLLSYHIQSQVGYMVAGVGIGSTLAQAGAFAHVFNHILYKGLLFMVAGVVVYRTGEESLKKLGGLAREMPLTAAAFTIAALSIAGFPGFNGFVSKGIVISASHYDFVKGPFSVAGYTSLEILLLVGGVGTFMSFIKFGYYAFFHGSYDGSVKDANRGQSVAMVTVAVLCVVYGLAPDALFAVLPYDVTDHHVVSHAYHTYTTSHILEGVALAAAGLVGFALVKKPLSKLGRVPDADNAYNPLTFYATRYLVVGVTELYAAVDRAAVRTADATAAVVTAPGAAAGRLVGEDRVSLRADMSTSILLVVVMVAVALVLVL from the coding sequence ATGGACGCCATCGTGCCGCCGTTCGTCCCCGTGCTGCTGGCGGCGATACTGTTGCCGTTCCTCGGACGGCGGGTCGGTCACGCACTCGGTGCGCTCGCCAGCGCCGCCGTCGTCCCCTACGTCTGGCTCGTCTCCGACGGCGTCTACTTCCAGACGCAGCTGTTCGGGTTCGACGCCGTGCTGTTCAACGTCGACCCGTTCTCGACGCTGATGGGGCTCATCTTCGGGTTCATCGGCGCCGCGGGCGTGCTGTACTCGTACGCCAGCGACGCCGACAACCGCCAGACCGCGTTCGCGCTCGGCTACGTGGGCACGAGCCTCGGCGCCGTCTTCGGCGGCGACTGGCTCACGCTCATCTTCTTCTGGGAGCTGATGGCCGTCACCAGCACGCTGCTGGTGTGGCACTACGGCGGGAAGGCCGTCCGCGCGGGCTTCCGGTACGCGCTCGCGCACGGCATCGGCGGCACGCTCCTGCTCGGCGGCATCGTCTGGCACTTCGCCGAGACCGGGACGTTCCTGTTCGCCTCGGTCCCCGGCGGCCCCGAAACCGGCGGGCTCGCAGGGCCGGTCGCGCCCGTGCTCGGCGCAATCGGCATCGGCGTCAACGTCGGGTTCATCGGGCTGCACGCGTGGCTGCCCGACACCTACCCGCGCCCGCACGTCGCCGCCAGCGTCTTCCTCTGCGTGTTCACGACGAAGACCGGCGTCTACGGGATGTACCGCGTGTTCCCGCAGGACGGCAACGTCGCCGTCGCGTACATGGGCGGCTTCATGGCCGTCTTCGGCGCGACGATGGCGCTGTTCCAGAACGACATGCGCCGGCTGCTGTCCTACCACATCCAGTCGCAGGTCGGCTACATGGTCGCCGGCGTCGGCATCGGCTCGACGCTCGCCCAAGCCGGCGCGTTCGCGCACGTCTTCAACCACATCCTCTACAAGGGCCTGCTGTTCATGGTCGCCGGCGTCGTCGTCTACCGCACCGGCGAGGAGAGCCTGAAGAAGCTCGGCGGGCTCGCCCGCGAGATGCCGCTGACCGCCGCCGCGTTCACTATCGCGGCGCTCTCGATTGCGGGCTTCCCCGGGTTCAACGGCTTCGTCAGCAAGGGCATCGTCATCTCGGCGAGCCACTACGACTTCGTGAAGGGTCCGTTCTCGGTCGCCGGCTACACCAGCCTCGAGATTCTGCTGCTGGTCGGGGGCGTCGGGACGTTCATGTCGTTCATCAAGTTCGGCTACTACGCGTTCTTCCACGGCAGCTACGACGGCTCCGTGAAAGACGCCAACCGCGGCCAGTCGGTCGCGATGGTGACGGTGGCGGTGCTGTGTGTCGTCTACGGGCTCGCGCCGGACGCCCTGTTCGCCGTGCTGCCCTACGACGTCACCGACCACCACGTCGTCTCCCACGCCTACCACACCTACACCACGAGTCACATCCTCGAAGGCGTCGCGCTCGCTGCGGCGGGGCTGGTCGGCTTCGCGCTCGTGAAGAAGCCGCTCTCGAAGCTCGGCCGCGTCCCGGACGCCGACAACGCGTACAACCCACTGACGTTCTACGCCACCCGGTATCTCGTCGTCGGCGTCACCGAACTGTACGCCGCCGTCGACCGCGCCGCCGTCCGCACCGCCGATGCGACTGCGGCGGTCGTCACCGCGCCGGGCGCTGCCGCCGGGCGGCTCGTCGGCGAGGACCGCGTCTCGCTGCGCGCGGACATGAGCACGAGCATCCTGCTCGTCGTCGTGATGGTCGCCGTCGCGCTCGTGCTCGTGCTGTAA
- the hpt gene encoding hypoxanthine/guanine phosphoribosyltransferase, with the protein MDRLKQSLLDAPIIEKDGYHYFVHPISDGVPMLEPELLREIVIRIIRKAELDEVDKIVTPAAMGIHISTAVSLMTDIPIVVIRKREYGLPGEVALSQQTGYSENEMYINDVEAGDRVLVLDDVLSTGGTLRAITDALEHIGADVADVLAVIKKAGPNELDDTDTDVKTLINVDVQDGDVVIVDAEGDD; encoded by the coding sequence ATGGATAGGCTCAAGCAGTCCCTGCTCGACGCGCCCATCATCGAGAAAGACGGCTACCACTACTTCGTCCACCCCATCAGCGACGGCGTCCCCATGCTGGAGCCGGAGCTGCTGCGGGAGATCGTCATCCGCATCATCCGGAAGGCCGAACTCGACGAGGTCGACAAGATTGTCACCCCGGCAGCGATGGGCATCCACATCTCCACGGCGGTGTCGCTGATGACCGACATCCCCATCGTCGTCATCCGCAAGCGCGAGTACGGCCTGCCCGGCGAGGTCGCGCTCAGCCAGCAGACCGGCTACTCGGAGAACGAGATGTACATCAACGACGTGGAGGCGGGCGACCGCGTGCTCGTCCTCGACGACGTGCTCTCGACGGGCGGCACCCTGCGCGCCATCACGGACGCCCTCGAACACATCGGCGCGGACGTCGCGGACGTCCTCGCGGTCATCAAGAAGGCCGGCCCGAACGAACTCGACGACACCGACACGGACGTGAAGACGCTCATCAACGTCGACGTCCAGGACGGCGACGTCGTCATCGTCGACGCCGAAGGCGACGACTGA
- a CDS encoding type 1 glutamine amidotransferase domain-containing protein, which translates to MPSALFVVSEEGYWGEECVEPLTTLDSEGFEITVATPSGSPPVLDERSADPENVGEETAEWVRDVHENDERLNNPVSVAEVEAADYDAVVFPGGHGTEWDVNQDVDARRLLRNAVEGDSEKALVVCHAAGILAFTRASEARSASDRASGDQPRASDNDFLVAGRDVTGFPNEWEEGIVDDHDRMPDGRKLPYWVEDEVKAAGGNWDAELDADTSVTVDGDLLTARGPGSSSAAAQTLLDELDA; encoded by the coding sequence ATGCCGTCTGCACTATTCGTCGTCAGCGAGGAAGGCTACTGGGGAGAGGAGTGCGTCGAACCGCTCACGACGCTCGACAGCGAGGGCTTCGAGATTACGGTCGCGACGCCGAGCGGGTCGCCGCCGGTGCTCGACGAGCGCTCCGCGGACCCCGAGAACGTCGGCGAGGAGACCGCCGAGTGGGTCCGCGACGTCCACGAGAACGACGAGCGCCTCAACAATCCGGTCTCGGTCGCGGAAGTCGAAGCCGCGGACTACGACGCGGTCGTCTTCCCCGGCGGCCACGGCACGGAGTGGGACGTGAATCAGGACGTCGACGCCCGCCGCCTCCTCCGAAACGCCGTGGAGGGCGACAGCGAGAAGGCGCTGGTCGTCTGCCACGCGGCGGGGATTCTCGCGTTCACCAGAGCCAGCGAGGCGCGCAGCGCCTCGGACCGAGCGAGCGGTGACCAACCGCGAGCCAGCGACAACGACTTCCTCGTCGCCGGCCGCGACGTCACCGGCTTCCCGAACGAGTGGGAGGAAGGCATCGTCGACGACCACGACCGGATGCCCGATGGCCGCAAGCTCCCCTACTGGGTCGAGGACGAAGTGAAGGCCGCCGGCGGGAACTGGGACGCCGAACTCGACGCCGACACCAGCGTCACCGTCGACGGCGACCTCCTCACCGCGCGCGGCCCCGGCTCCTCCAGCGCGGCCGCCCAGACCCTCCTCGACGAACTCGACGCGTAG
- a CDS encoding lipopolysaccharide biosynthesis protein → MSRAHDDEEVPEAERDALLTIVHGAVVTSSGVSAQRALITASEFVLARGLGPVAYGVYALAWRIAQLLSRLVTFGSVPTLQRYLPASEDDSAKQSRVTGLAYATTIGVGALIAAGVWVLAPWINATTVDHPAFPATMRLFGVFVVLLGLVMVYAATFRAGGSARGEVLFNKLLRPATRLVGALAALALGYSVVGVAGAFVACLLVVVVAGYPVTARVTGIRPSLRGARSEARRFYDHALPVAMSSFGKVFQNRVDVLLVGALLTAVAAGVYNVVLVLISIAWIPLLSFNQLLPPVASRLYAEDDTVTLNAVYSSVTRLIVTTVVPILAVQLVFGRELLALFGETYVRGYVPLSVYLGGVFVGSAVGATGWLLMMTDHQYARMALDWLLAVLNVALTYLFVREFGLVGAAIGTSLAIAVQNGIQVILLRRFEGLWPFDATFLRPLAAGVVMTAVLAGVRTVVDGIVVVPLGVLVGLPVYVATLHVLGVDPRDRFVVRELAARYRDALGEKLAR, encoded by the coding sequence ATGAGCCGCGCGCACGACGACGAGGAGGTCCCGGAAGCCGAACGCGACGCGCTGCTGACGATTGTGCACGGCGCGGTCGTGACCTCCAGCGGCGTCTCCGCGCAGCGCGCGCTGATTACCGCTTCGGAGTTCGTGCTCGCGCGCGGCCTCGGCCCCGTCGCGTACGGCGTGTACGCGCTCGCGTGGCGCATCGCCCAACTGCTCTCCCGGCTCGTCACGTTCGGCAGCGTGCCCACGCTCCAGCGCTACCTCCCGGCCTCCGAGGACGACTCCGCGAAGCAGTCCAGAGTGACTGGGCTCGCGTACGCCACCACCATCGGTGTCGGTGCGCTCATCGCGGCGGGCGTGTGGGTGCTCGCGCCGTGGATTAACGCGACGACCGTCGACCACCCCGCGTTCCCGGCGACGATGCGGCTGTTCGGCGTCTTCGTCGTGCTCCTCGGCCTCGTGATGGTGTACGCCGCGACCTTCCGCGCGGGCGGGTCGGCGCGCGGCGAAGTCTTGTTCAACAAGCTCCTGCGGCCAGCCACGCGGCTCGTCGGCGCGCTCGCGGCGCTCGCGCTCGGCTACTCCGTCGTCGGCGTCGCGGGCGCGTTCGTCGCCTGCCTGCTCGTCGTGGTCGTCGCCGGCTACCCGGTCACCGCGCGTGTCACCGGCATCCGACCGTCGCTACGCGGCGCTCGCAGCGAAGCCCGCCGGTTCTACGACCACGCGCTCCCGGTGGCGATGAGCAGCTTCGGGAAAGTGTTCCAGAACCGCGTCGACGTCCTCCTCGTCGGCGCGCTGCTGACCGCGGTCGCGGCCGGCGTCTACAACGTCGTGCTCGTGCTCATCTCGATTGCGTGGATTCCGCTACTGTCGTTCAACCAGCTACTGCCGCCGGTCGCCTCCCGGCTCTACGCTGAGGACGACACTGTGACCCTGAACGCCGTCTACTCGTCGGTCACACGGCTCATCGTGACTACGGTCGTCCCGATTCTCGCCGTCCAACTCGTGTTCGGGCGGGAGCTGCTCGCGCTGTTCGGCGAGACGTACGTCCGCGGGTACGTCCCGCTCTCGGTCTACCTCGGCGGCGTCTTCGTCGGGAGCGCCGTCGGCGCGACCGGCTGGCTGCTGATGATGACCGACCACCAGTACGCCCGCATGGCCCTCGACTGGCTGCTCGCCGTGCTGAACGTCGCACTCACCTACCTGTTCGTCCGGGAGTTCGGGCTCGTCGGCGCGGCAATCGGCACCTCGCTGGCCATCGCCGTCCAGAACGGCATCCAAGTAATACTCCTCCGGCGCTTCGAGGGCCTGTGGCCGTTCGACGCCACATTCCTCCGGCCGCTCGCCGCCGGCGTCGTCATGACCGCCGTGCTCGCTGGAGTTCGAACAGTCGTCGACGGCATCGTCGTTGTCCCGCTCGGCGTACTCGTCGGCCTCCCGGTCTACGTCGCCACCCTCCACGTGCTCGGCGTCGACCCGCGCGACCGCTTCGTCGTCCGCGAACTCGCCGCCCGCTACCGCGACGCGCTCGGCGAGAAACTGGCGCGTTGA
- a CDS encoding DUF2298 domain-containing protein, with the protein MEYGVVVRWWLLYQALLVVGLPFAARLLPDAPDRGASLAVPTAVVLVTVPSLWVGQLAFGLWVVVGVAAAVVAASAWLARGGVDVPKRPLAEVVAVFTAAFLFLIVIRAAADGVHPYGGEKFLDFGLLQSLLRADRLPPQDFWFAGERVVYYYGGHLMASMLALLSGTTGRFAYDPALAGFYAMAVTAAYGLASTITAGRFEGSEPVERSIALGVAAVVFVVLLVTLGVPWYYLAVPAAFAAAVLAGSTRVRAGILSAFVYGFASNLVTPVRLLAGTYDVVREAVVAAGIKSNRAPAISPAEFDMWHASRVVETGINEFPLFAYLNGDLHAHMMSVAVLFLAVGVGLAYARTPESERRRRLTLLLGAFPVAAATILTVNTWSFPAVAGVAMLSVALADADPRTLLPESVAWRFERSSAAAREVQRVLLGVAVAITVAVLGLVVAWPFVSNVLLAGASNQHPAAFPVPTQLGAFLLVHGLFLVSFGAYLVSRVARDGSDWAAAGLAALAAVLLAATVDPVIAGVRVGVAAVLLAGPILAGAWLLRRRDAVGFEGVLVVAGAGLVVLVEYVYVADAASYERFNTIFKVYAQVWALWSVPAGVALAALAARTPDASRLWSVGGTALAVLLVVSAAIYGGFAVASHVDSSDDATLDAFEYVNDERPDEGAAIEWLNEKSGQPHIVSAPGTSPYSWQNPASSLTGIPTVAGWSHAGNYHSDSAYRTRVSDVGVVYETSEAVSRAIVLRKHDVQYVWVGPVERERYDVRVTDDEPGISVAFTNENVTVYEVTQSELVEQ; encoded by the coding sequence ATGGAGTACGGCGTCGTCGTTCGCTGGTGGCTGCTCTACCAGGCGTTGCTGGTCGTCGGGCTGCCGTTCGCGGCGCGACTGCTGCCGGACGCCCCGGACCGCGGCGCGTCGCTGGCCGTGCCGACGGCCGTCGTGTTGGTGACGGTTCCGTCGCTGTGGGTCGGCCAACTGGCGTTCGGGCTGTGGGTGGTCGTCGGCGTCGCGGCGGCGGTGGTAGCCGCGTCGGCGTGGCTGGCGCGCGGCGGCGTCGACGTCCCGAAGCGCCCGCTCGCGGAAGTCGTGGCAGTGTTCACCGCAGCGTTCCTGTTCCTCATCGTAATTCGGGCGGCTGCGGACGGCGTCCACCCCTACGGGGGCGAGAAGTTCCTCGACTTCGGGCTGCTGCAGAGCCTGCTGCGCGCCGACCGGCTGCCGCCCCAGGACTTCTGGTTCGCGGGCGAGCGCGTCGTCTACTACTACGGCGGCCACCTGATGGCGTCGATGCTCGCGCTCTTGTCCGGAACGACCGGGCGGTTCGCCTACGACCCGGCGCTGGCGGGGTTCTACGCGATGGCAGTCACCGCCGCGTACGGGCTCGCGAGTACGATTACCGCGGGCCGGTTCGAGGGCAGTGAGCCCGTCGAGCGTTCGATAGCGCTCGGCGTCGCGGCGGTCGTCTTCGTCGTGTTGCTCGTGACGCTGGGCGTGCCGTGGTACTACCTCGCCGTGCCGGCGGCGTTCGCGGCCGCCGTGCTCGCGGGGTCGACGCGGGTCCGCGCGGGGATTCTGTCGGCGTTCGTCTACGGGTTCGCGAGCAACCTCGTGACGCCGGTGCGCCTGCTCGCGGGCACCTACGACGTGGTCCGGGAGGCGGTCGTCGCCGCGGGCATCAAGTCGAATCGTGCACCCGCGATTTCGCCCGCGGAGTTCGACATGTGGCACGCGAGCCGCGTCGTGGAGACGGGCATCAACGAGTTCCCGCTGTTCGCGTACCTGAACGGCGACCTGCACGCGCACATGATGAGCGTCGCCGTGCTATTCCTCGCGGTCGGCGTCGGGCTGGCGTACGCACGGACCCCCGAGTCGGAGCGCCGCCGACGACTCACGTTGCTGCTCGGCGCGTTCCCGGTCGCGGCGGCGACGATTCTCACGGTGAACACGTGGAGCTTCCCAGCCGTCGCCGGCGTTGCGATGCTGAGCGTCGCGCTCGCGGACGCCGACCCACGAACACTGCTGCCCGAGTCGGTCGCATGGCGGTTCGAGCGGTCGAGCGCGGCAGCGCGCGAGGTGCAGCGAGTCCTCCTCGGCGTCGCGGTCGCGATCACGGTCGCAGTGCTGGGGCTCGTCGTGGCGTGGCCGTTCGTTTCGAACGTCCTGCTCGCGGGTGCGAGCAACCAACACCCCGCGGCGTTCCCCGTGCCGACGCAGCTCGGCGCGTTCCTGCTCGTGCACGGCCTGTTCCTCGTCTCGTTCGGCGCGTACCTCGTCTCCCGGGTCGCGAGGGATGGCTCGGATTGGGCGGCCGCGGGCCTCGCCGCCCTCGCCGCGGTGCTGCTCGCCGCGACCGTCGACCCCGTGATTGCCGGCGTGCGCGTCGGCGTCGCCGCAGTCCTGCTCGCCGGCCCGATACTCGCGGGCGCGTGGCTGCTGCGGCGGCGCGATGCCGTCGGCTTCGAGGGCGTGCTCGTCGTCGCGGGCGCGGGCCTCGTGGTCCTCGTCGAGTACGTCTACGTCGCGGACGCCGCCTCCTACGAGCGCTTCAACACGATTTTCAAGGTGTACGCGCAGGTGTGGGCGCTCTGGTCGGTGCCGGCCGGCGTCGCGCTCGCCGCCCTCGCCGCGCGCACGCCCGACGCGTCGCGCCTGTGGTCGGTCGGCGGCACCGCGCTCGCCGTCCTGCTAGTCGTGTCGGCGGCCATCTACGGCGGGTTCGCGGTCGCCAGCCACGTCGACAGTTCGGACGACGCGACCCTCGACGCCTTCGAGTACGTCAACGACGAGCGCCCCGACGAGGGCGCCGCAATCGAGTGGCTGAACGAGAAGTCGGGTCAGCCGCACATCGTCTCCGCGCCGGGAACGTCGCCGTACTCGTGGCAGAACCCGGCGTCGAGTCTCACTGGAATCCCGACGGTCGCGGGCTGGTCGCACGCCGGCAACTACCACAGCGACTCCGCGTACCGGACGCGCGTCAGCGACGTCGGTGTGGTCTACGAGACCAGCGAAGCCGTCTCGCGGGCCATCGTTCTGCGGAAACACGACGTGCAGTACGTCTGGGTCGGGCCGGTCGAGCGCGAGCGCTATGACGTGCGCGTGACCGACGACGAACCGGGCATCAGCGTCGCGTTCACGAACGAGAACGTGACCGTCTACGAAGTCACGCAGTCCGAACTCGTCGAACAGTAG
- a CDS encoding HAH_0734 family protein has protein sequence MKRLIIHGDPGVRRDGVIEYDGEEKVLFQVTRNGDWHGPDEVQLWCVVGDEDEFEDYEKRNFIPHWLDVDTVDADDVTVHKRAGDLAV, from the coding sequence ATGAAGCGACTCATCATCCACGGCGACCCCGGCGTGCGCCGTGACGGCGTCATCGAGTACGACGGCGAGGAGAAGGTCCTCTTCCAGGTGACGCGCAACGGCGACTGGCACGGCCCGGACGAAGTCCAGCTGTGGTGTGTCGTCGGCGACGAGGACGAGTTCGAGGACTACGAGAAGCGCAACTTCATCCCGCACTGGCTGGACGTCGACACCGTCGACGCCGACGACGTCACCGTCCACAAGCGCGCCGGCGACCTCGCGGTCTGA
- a CDS encoding 50S ribosomal protein L44e: MEMPRRFNSYCPHCDEHNQIEVEKVRTGRSSGMKWDARRTKRANASIGNHGRFSKVPVGNKPTKKTDLKYRCNECGNAHLREGWRTGRLVFQD; this comes from the coding sequence ATGGAGATGCCACGCCGATTCAACAGCTACTGCCCGCACTGTGACGAACACAACCAAATCGAGGTCGAGAAGGTCCGAACCGGCCGCTCGTCCGGCATGAAGTGGGACGCTCGCCGCACCAAGCGCGCGAACGCCTCTATCGGGAACCACGGTCGGTTCTCGAAGGTGCCGGTCGGCAACAAGCCGACGAAGAAGACGGACCTCAAGTACCGCTGCAACGAGTGCGGGAACGCTCACCTCCGCGAGGGATGGCGCACCGGCCGTCTCGTCTTCCAGGACTAA
- a CDS encoding 30S ribosomal protein S27e, with protein MAGGFFKVECPDCENEQIVFGKASSEVACAVCGTTLARPTGGEAEFAGEVVETVEAR; from the coding sequence ATGGCGGGAGGATTCTTCAAAGTCGAATGTCCGGATTGCGAGAACGAACAAATCGTCTTCGGTAAGGCCTCCTCGGAGGTCGCCTGCGCCGTCTGCGGAACGACGCTCGCGCGTCCGACCGGCGGCGAGGCGGAGTTCGCCGGTGAGGTCGTCGAAACCGTCGAGGCCAGATGA
- a CDS encoding translation initiation factor IF-2 subunit alpha — protein MKYVGWPEEGELVVGKVDDIEDFGVFVDLEEYEDKRGLVHVSEVASGWIKNVRDHVNEDQTVVAKVLDVDESAQQIDLSLKDVNDHQRSDKIQEWKNEQKADKWLTLAFGEDMDDDQFRRIANELLSEFGSLYEGFEQAAIHGYEALEKTDLDDDEQDAIVETARENVSVPYVTVTGYVTLTSPDPDGVDDVKEALQAAEGNGKVPDEADLEVTYVGAPEYRVRVQAPNYKTAEDQLEAAGARAVEEIDAQGGDGNFHRERQLEEE, from the coding sequence ATGAAGTACGTCGGCTGGCCCGAGGAGGGCGAACTCGTCGTCGGCAAGGTCGACGACATCGAGGACTTCGGCGTGTTCGTCGACCTCGAAGAGTACGAGGACAAGCGCGGCCTCGTACACGTCAGCGAAGTGGCCAGCGGCTGGATTAAGAACGTTCGCGACCACGTCAACGAGGACCAGACAGTCGTCGCGAAGGTGCTGGACGTCGACGAGTCCGCCCAGCAGATCGACCTCTCGCTGAAGGACGTCAACGACCACCAGCGCTCGGACAAGATTCAGGAGTGGAAGAACGAGCAGAAGGCCGACAAGTGGCTGACGCTGGCGTTCGGCGAGGACATGGACGACGACCAGTTCCGCCGCATCGCCAACGAACTCCTCTCGGAGTTCGGCAGCCTCTACGAGGGGTTCGAGCAGGCCGCGATTCACGGCTACGAGGCCCTCGAAAAGACGGACCTCGACGACGACGAGCAGGACGCCATCGTCGAGACCGCACGCGAGAACGTCTCCGTGCCCTACGTCACGGTCACGGGCTACGTGACGTTGACGTCGCCCGACCCTGATGGCGTCGACGACGTGAAGGAAGCCCTGCAGGCCGCCGAGGGGAACGGCAAAGTCCCCGACGAGGCCGACCTCGAAGTGACGTACGTCGGCGCGCCCGAGTACCGCGTTCGGGTGCAAGCGCCGAACTACAAGACCGCCGAGGACCAGTTGGAAGCCGCCGGCGCTCGCGCCGTCGAGGAAATCGACGCGCAGGGTGGCGACGGGAACTTCCACCGCGAGCGCCAGCTCGAAGAGGAATGA
- a CDS encoding RNA-protein complex protein Nop10, with product MKSDIRVCSAWRDRHSRPVYTLSAECPDCGADAVNSAPAPFDPEDPHGRYRRALKERSRP from the coding sequence ATGAAGTCAGACATCCGGGTGTGTTCGGCGTGGCGTGACCGCCACAGCCGCCCGGTGTACACGCTTTCTGCGGAGTGTCCCGACTGTGGGGCCGACGCCGTCAACAGCGCGCCAGCGCCGTTCGACCCGGAGGACCCCCACGGGCGCTACCGACGCGCTCTTAAGGAACGCAGCCGCCCCTAG